In Massilia violaceinigra, one DNA window encodes the following:
- a CDS encoding DUF4386 domain-containing protein, whose translation MPDHHQNAIGGKDAQRTARIAGALYLVIIVIGLLGETVIRNSLVVAGNAAETAQRIVASEWLWRVGIAGQLLLLLCAVAMSLTWYVLLRPVNKHLTLLAMFFALVSLAVESVSTLQLQGALTPLLSGATLGMDLQQAQATAYLAIVGHSHAFAVALMFFGVECIIIGHLIRKSGYFPPLIGAMMQLAGLCYLVNTFIMVLSPSLHAAVFPAILVPSFFGESAFCLCLLFKGIDIPAWERMAAPSPSLNSH comes from the coding sequence ATGCCGGACCATCATCAGAATGCCATCGGCGGCAAGGATGCGCAGCGTACCGCGCGCATCGCCGGCGCGCTGTACCTCGTCATCATCGTCATCGGCCTGCTGGGCGAGACGGTCATCCGTAACAGCCTGGTCGTGGCCGGCAACGCGGCCGAGACGGCCCAGCGCATCGTAGCCTCGGAATGGCTGTGGCGGGTGGGCATCGCCGGCCAGTTGCTGCTGCTGCTGTGCGCGGTCGCGATGTCGCTGACCTGGTACGTACTGCTGCGCCCGGTGAACAAACACCTGACCCTGCTGGCCATGTTCTTCGCGCTGGTGTCGCTGGCGGTCGAAAGCGTCAGCACCCTGCAGCTGCAAGGCGCCCTGACGCCGCTGCTGTCCGGCGCCACGCTCGGGATGGACTTGCAACAGGCGCAGGCGACGGCTTACCTGGCCATTGTCGGGCACTCGCATGCGTTCGCGGTGGCGTTGATGTTCTTCGGGGTCGAATGCATCATCATCGGCCACCTGATCCGCAAGTCCGGCTATTTCCCGCCGCTGATCGGCGCGATGATGCAGCTTGCCGGCCTGTGCTACCTGGTCAACACCTTCATCATGGTGCTCTCGCCTTCCCTGCACGCCGCCGTGTTCCCGGCGATCCTGGTGCCATCGTTTTTCGGCGAAAGCGCATTCTGCCTGTGCCTGCTGTTCAAGGGCATCGACATCCCGGCATGGGAGCGCATGGCCGCGCCCTCGCCCTCACTCAATTCGCACTGA
- a CDS encoding calcium-binding protein translates to MTTTVRSPLDALHAGDPDYCMFVLWDMDLGDDVSATFATLSHVSADFDMEAMILSGDDGSTAYWFPENEFLHTMWTGEAPEEGSAYEVLIGGEDNDIMHGRDGADLLFGQDGNDILQDVHGNNLLHGGAGDDLIEGAGQSLYVGGTGNDNITAWGADFTIAFNAGDGLDTVTLCARGAAAVSVGGGIREPEMFLARSGSDLMLMTSATEGMAFAGWYDNPAPDGFRLQVLDDAGGEGALSGLYDMLPLIAAFDAMYGADPATGAWYFAAQLDQARLETGDSPLGGDLAQLYAVNPGGIDITGSNAALWYDAYGHTESLGMLL, encoded by the coding sequence ATGACCACCACCGTACGCAGCCCTCTCGACGCCCTGCATGCAGGCGACCCCGATTACTGCATGTTCGTACTTTGGGACATGGACCTGGGCGACGACGTGTCCGCCACCTTTGCCACCCTGTCGCACGTGTCGGCCGACTTCGACATGGAAGCCATGATCCTGAGCGGCGACGATGGCAGTACCGCGTACTGGTTTCCGGAAAATGAATTTCTGCACACCATGTGGACGGGCGAGGCCCCGGAGGAGGGCAGCGCCTACGAGGTACTCATCGGCGGCGAGGACAACGACATCATGCACGGCCGCGACGGCGCCGACCTGCTGTTCGGCCAGGATGGCAACGATATCCTCCAGGATGTGCATGGCAATAATCTGTTGCACGGTGGCGCTGGCGACGACCTGATCGAAGGGGCGGGGCAGAGCTTGTACGTCGGCGGGACGGGCAATGACAACATCACCGCGTGGGGTGCCGATTTCACGATCGCCTTCAACGCGGGTGACGGGCTCGATACCGTCACCTTGTGCGCCCGCGGCGCTGCCGCCGTTTCGGTGGGCGGCGGCATCCGCGAGCCGGAGATGTTCCTTGCCCGCTCGGGCAGCGATCTGATGCTTATGACCAGCGCGACGGAAGGCATGGCGTTTGCCGGCTGGTACGACAATCCCGCGCCGGACGGCTTCCGGCTACAGGTGCTCGATGACGCCGGCGGGGAGGGCGCCTTGAGCGGGCTCTACGACATGCTGCCGTTGATCGCCGCCTTCGATGCGATGTACGGCGCCGATCCCGCAACCGGCGCATGGTATTTTGCCGCGCAGCTCGATCAGGCTCGCCTGGAGACCGGCGACAGCCCGCTCGGCGGAGACCTGGCACAGCTGTATGCAGTCAATCCTGGCGGCATCGACATCACCGGCAGCAATGCGGCCCTGTGGTACGACGCCTACGGCCATACCGAAAGCCTGGGCATGCTGCTGTAA
- a CDS encoding HupE/UreJ family protein codes for MLINGTGGAARGWLLGMLLCLVTAGAFAHGVSESDQSFLQGATGVHFLPYLYLGAKHMVTGYDHLLFLCGVIFFLYRMKDIGVYVTLFALGHSTTLLLGVLNGWHINAYLVDAIIGLSIVYRAFDNLGGFKTVFGFQPNKKAAVLIFGFFHGLGLATKLQDFSLSPDGLVPNMIAFNLGVELGQLLALGMILIVVRYWRTTASFARHALTSNFALMSAGFVLAGLQFTGYISQ; via the coding sequence ATGTTGATAAATGGTACGGGCGGCGCCGCCCGTGGATGGCTGTTGGGCATGCTGCTGTGCCTTGTGACGGCCGGAGCGTTTGCGCACGGCGTCTCCGAGTCGGACCAGAGTTTCCTGCAAGGTGCCACCGGCGTGCACTTCCTGCCCTATCTGTACCTGGGCGCCAAGCACATGGTGACCGGCTACGACCATCTGCTGTTCCTGTGCGGCGTGATCTTCTTCCTGTACCGGATGAAGGATATCGGCGTGTATGTGACCCTGTTCGCGCTCGGCCACAGCACCACCTTGCTGCTTGGGGTGCTCAACGGCTGGCATATCAACGCCTACCTGGTGGACGCCATCATCGGCCTGTCGATCGTCTACCGCGCCTTCGATAACCTGGGCGGCTTCAAGACCGTGTTCGGGTTTCAGCCGAACAAAAAGGCGGCGGTGCTGATCTTCGGTTTCTTCCACGGCCTGGGGCTGGCGACCAAGCTGCAGGATTTTTCCCTGTCGCCCGACGGCCTGGTACCGAACATGATCGCTTTCAACCTCGGGGTGGAGCTCGGCCAGCTGCTCGCGCTCGGCATGATTTTGATCGTGGTGCGCTACTGGCGCACAACCGCCAGTTTCGCCCGGCACGCCTTGACCAGCAATTTTGCGCTCATGAGCGCCGGCTTTGTTCTTGCCGGCCTCCAGTTCACCGGCTATATCAGTCAATAG
- a CDS encoding YajD family HNH nuclease — MTLPKKPDAARLDKIVADARKAAETRESGYRARSLKMYPWICGRCMREFTNANVSQLTVHHRDHNHDNNPPDGSNWELLCLYCHDNEHSRYLEADRGAGLLSAEVAPATHNPFAALAGLMKKKD, encoded by the coding sequence ATGACACTGCCTAAAAAACCCGACGCCGCCCGTCTCGACAAGATCGTGGCCGATGCCCGCAAGGCTGCGGAAACGCGCGAATCCGGCTACCGGGCGCGTTCCCTGAAAATGTATCCCTGGATTTGCGGCCGCTGCATGCGCGAATTCACCAACGCGAACGTGTCGCAGCTGACGGTGCACCATCGCGACCACAACCACGACAACAATCCGCCCGATGGCAGCAACTGGGAGCTGCTGTGCCTGTACTGCCACGACAACGAGCACTCGCGCTACCTGGAAGCGGACCGCGGTGCCGGGCTGCTGTCGGCCGAGGTGGCGCCGGCCACGCACAACCCGTTCGCCGCCTTGGCGGGGCTGATGAAGAAAAAAGACTGA